A single region of the Oncorhynchus keta strain PuntledgeMale-10-30-2019 unplaced genomic scaffold, Oket_V2 Un_contig_6810_pilon_pilon, whole genome shotgun sequence genome encodes:
- the LOC118380376 gene encoding uncharacterized protein LOC118380376 isoform X8 gives MGLVQVYSISQWVWSRSTVYLNGFGPGLQYISMGLVQVYSISQWVWSRSIVYLNGFGPGLQYISMGLVQVYSISQWVWSRSTVYLNGVGPGLQYISMGLVQVYSISQWVWSRSTVYLNGFGPGLQYISMGLVQVYSIYQWVWSRSTVYLNGFGPGLQYISMGLVQVYSISQWVWSRSTVYLNGFGPGLQYISMGLVQVYSISQWVWSRSTVYINGFGPGLQYISMGLVQVYSISQWVWSRSTVYINGFGPGLQYISMGLVQVYSISQWVWSRSTVYLNGFGPGLQYISMGLVQVYSIYQWVWSRSTVYLNGFGPGLQYILMGLVQVYSISQWVWSRSTVYLNGFGPGL, from the exons atgggtttggtccaggtctacagtatatctcaatgggtttggtccaggtctacagtatatctcaatgggtttggtccaggtctacagtatatctcaatgggtttggtccaggtctacagtatatctcaatgggtttggtccaggtctatagtatatctcaatgggtttggtccaggtctacagtatatctcaatgggtttggtccaggtctacagtatatctcaatgggtttggtccaggtctacagtatatctcaatggggttggtccaggtctacagtatatctcaatgggtttggtccaggtctatagtatatctcaatgggtttggtccaggtctacagtatatctcaatgggtttggtccaggtctacagtatatctcaatgggtttggtccaggtctacagtatatatcaatgggtttggtccaggtctacagtatatctcaatgggtttggtccaggtctacagtatatctcaatgggtttggtccaggtctacagtatatctcaatgggtttggtccaggtctacagtatatctcaatgggtttggtccaggtctacagtatatctcaatgggtttggtccaggtctacagtatatctcaatgggtttggtccag gtctacagtatatatcaatgggtttggtccaggtctacagtatatctcaatgggtttggtccaggtctacagtatatctcaatgggtttggtccaggtctacagtatatatcaatgggtttggtccag gtctacagtatatctcaatgggtttggtccaggtctatagtatatctcaatgggtttggtccaggtctacagtatatctcaatgggtttggtccaggtctacagtatatctcaatgggtttggtccaggtctatagtatatatcaatgggtttggtccaggtctacagtatatctcaatgggtttggtccag gtctacagtatatcttaatgggtttggtccag gtctatagtatatctcaatgggtttggtccaggtctacagtatatctcaatgggtttggtccag gtctatag
- the LOC118380376 gene encoding uncharacterized protein LOC118380376 isoform X5 encodes MGLVQVYSISQWVWSRSTVYLNGFGPGLQYISMGLVQVYSISQWVWSRSIVYLNGFGPGLQYISMGLVQVYSISQWVWSRSTVYLNGVGPGLQYISMGLVQVYSISQWVWSRSTVYLNGFGPGLQYISMGLVQVYSIYQWVWSRSTVYLNGFGPGLQYISMGLVQVYSISQWVWSRSTVYLNGFGPGLQYISMGLVQVYSISQWVWSRSTVYINGFGPGLQYISMGLVQVYSISQWVWSRSTVYINGFGPGLQYISMGLVQVYSISQWVWSRSTVYLNGFGPGLQYISMGLVQVYSIYQWVWSRSTVYLNGFGPGLQYISMGLVQVYSISQWVWSRSIVYLNGFGPGL; translated from the exons atgggtttggtccaggtctacagtatatctcaatgggtttggtccaggtctacagtatatctcaatgggtttggtccaggtctacagtatatctcaatgggtttggtccaggtctacagtatatctcaatgggtttggtccaggtctatagtatatctcaatgggtttggtccaggtctacagtatatctcaatgggtttggtccaggtctacagtatatctcaatgggtttggtccaggtctacagtatatctcaatggggttggtccaggtctacagtatatctcaatgggtttggtccaggtctatagtatatctcaatgggtttggtccaggtctacagtatatctcaatgggtttggtccaggtctacagtatatctcaatgggtttggtccaggtctacagtatatatcaatgggtttggtccaggtctacagtatatctcaatgggtttggtccaggtctacagtatatctcaatgggtttggtccaggtctacagtatatctcaatgggtttggtccaggtctacagtatatctcaatgggtttggtccaggtctacagtatatctcaatgggtttggtccaggtctacagtatatctcaatgggtttggtccag gtctacagtatatatcaatgggtttggtccaggtctacagtatatctcaatgggtttggtccaggtctacagtatatctcaatgggtttggtccaggtctacagtatatatcaatgggtttggtccag gtctacagtatatctcaatgggtttggtccaggtctatagtatatctcaatgggtttggtccaggtctacagtatatctcaatgggtttggtccaggtctacagtatatctcaatgggtttggtccaggtctatagtatatatcaatgggtttggtccaggtctacagtatatctcaatgggtttggtccaggtctacagtatatatcaatgggtttggtccag gtctacagtatatctcaatgggtttggtccaggtctatagtatatctcaatgggtttggtccag gtctatag
- the LOC118380376 gene encoding uncharacterized protein LOC118380376 isoform X3, producing the protein MGLVQVYSISQWVWSRSTVYLNGFGPGLQYISMGLVQVYSISQWVWSRSIVYLNGFGPGLQYISMGLVQVYSISQWVWSRSTVYLNGVGPGLQYISMGLVQVYSISQWVWSRSTVYLNGFGPGLQYISMGLVQVYSIYQWVWSRSTVYLNGFGPGLQYISMGLVQVYSISQWVWSRSTVYLNGFGPGLQYISMGLVQVYSISQWVWSRSTVYINGFGPGLQYISMGLVQVYSISQWVWSRSTVYINGFGPGLQYISMGLVQVYSISQWVWSRSTVYLNGFGPGLQYISMGLVQVYSIYQWVWSRSTVYLNGFGPGLQYISMGLVQVYSISQWVWSRSTVYLNGFGPGL; encoded by the exons atgggtttggtccaggtctacagtatatctcaatgggtttggtccaggtctacagtatatctcaatgggtttggtccaggtctacagtatatctcaatgggtttggtccaggtctacagtatatctcaatgggtttggtccaggtctatagtatatctcaatgggtttggtccaggtctacagtatatctcaatgggtttggtccaggtctacagtatatctcaatgggtttggtccaggtctacagtatatctcaatggggttggtccaggtctacagtatatctcaatgggtttggtccaggtctatagtatatctcaatgggtttggtccaggtctacagtatatctcaatgggtttggtccaggtctacagtatatctcaatgggtttggtccaggtctacagtatatatcaatgggtttggtccaggtctacagtatatctcaatgggtttggtccaggtctacagtatatctcaatgggtttggtccaggtctacagtatatctcaatgggtttggtccaggtctacagtatatctcaatgggtttggtccaggtctacagtatatctcaatgggtttggtccaggtctacagtatatctcaatgggtttggtccag gtctacagtatatatcaatgggtttggtccaggtctacagtatatctcaatgggtttggtccaggtctacagtatatctcaatgggtttggtccaggtctacagtatatatcaatgggtttggtccag gtctacagtatatctcaatgggtttggtccaggtctatagtatatctcaatgggtttggtccaggtctacagtatatctcaatgggtttggtccaggtctacagtatatctcaatgggtttggtccaggtctatagtatatatcaatgggtttggtccaggtctacagtatatctcaatgggtttggtccag gtctacagtatatctcaatgggtttggtccaggtctatagtatatctcaatgggtttggtccaggtctacagtatatctcaatgggtttggtccag gtctatag
- the LOC118380376 gene encoding uncharacterized protein LOC118380376 isoform X16, with the protein MGLVQVYSISQWVWSRSTVYLNGFGPGLQYISMGLVQVYSISQWVWSRSIVYLNGFGPGLQYISMGLVQVYSISQWVWSRSTVYLNGVGPGLQYISMGLVQVYSISQWVWSRSTVYLNGFGPGLQYISMGLVQVYSIYQWVWSRSTVYLNGFGPGLQYISMGLVQVYSISQWVWSRSTVYLNGFGPGLQYISMGLVQVYSISQWVWSRSTVYINGFGPGLQYISMGLVQVYSISQWVWSRSTVYINGFGPGLQYISMGLVQVYSISQWVWSRSISQWVWSRSTVYLNGFGPGLYINGFGPGL; encoded by the exons atgggtttggtccaggtctacagtatatctcaatgggtttggtccaggtctacagtatatctcaatgggtttggtccaggtctacagtatatctcaatgggtttggtccaggtctacagtatatctcaatgggtttggtccaggtctatagtatatctcaatgggtttggtccaggtctacagtatatctcaatgggtttggtccaggtctacagtatatctcaatgggtttggtccaggtctacagtatatctcaatggggttggtccaggtctacagtatatctcaatgggtttggtccaggtctatagtatatctcaatgggtttggtccaggtctacagtatatctcaatgggtttggtccaggtctacagtatatctcaatgggtttggtccaggtctacagtatatatcaatgggtttggtccaggtctacagtatatctcaatgggtttggtccaggtctacagtatatctcaatgggtttggtccaggtctacagtatatctcaatgggtttggtccaggtctacagtatatctcaatgggtttggtccaggtctacagtatatctcaatgggtttggtccaggtctacagtatatctcaatgggtttggtccag gtctacagtatatatcaatgggtttggtccaggtctacagtatatctcaatgggtttggtccaggtctacagtatatctcaatgggtttggtccaggtctacagtatatatcaatgggtttggtccag gtctacagtatatctcaatgggtttggtccaggtctatagtatatctcaatgggtttggtccag gtctatatctcaatgggtttggtccaggtctacagtatatcttaatgggtttggtccag gtctatatatcaatgggtttggtccag gtctatag
- the LOC118380376 gene encoding uncharacterized protein LOC118380376 isoform X14 has translation MGLVQVYSISQWVWSRSTVYLNGFGPGLQYISMGLVQVYSISQWVWSRSIVYLNGFGPGLQYISMGLVQVYSISQWVWSRSTVYLNGVGPGLQYISMGLVQVYSISQWVWSRSTVYLNGFGPGLQYISMGLVQVYSIYQWVWSRSTVYLNGFGPGLQYISMGLVQVYSISQWVWSRSTVYLNGFGPGLQYISMGLVQVYSISQWVWSRSTVYINGFGPGLQYISMGLVQVYSISQWVWSRSTVYINGFGPGLQYISMGLVQVYSISQWVWSRSTVYLNGFGPGLQYILMGLVQVYSISQWVWSRSTVYLNGFGPGL, from the exons atgggtttggtccaggtctacagtatatctcaatgggtttggtccaggtctacagtatatctcaatgggtttggtccaggtctacagtatatctcaatgggtttggtccaggtctacagtatatctcaatgggtttggtccaggtctatagtatatctcaatgggtttggtccaggtctacagtatatctcaatgggtttggtccaggtctacagtatatctcaatgggtttggtccaggtctacagtatatctcaatggggttggtccaggtctacagtatatctcaatgggtttggtccaggtctatagtatatctcaatgggtttggtccaggtctacagtatatctcaatgggtttggtccaggtctacagtatatctcaatgggtttggtccaggtctacagtatatatcaatgggtttggtccaggtctacagtatatctcaatgggtttggtccaggtctacagtatatctcaatgggtttggtccaggtctacagtatatctcaatgggtttggtccaggtctacagtatatctcaatgggtttggtccaggtctacagtatatctcaatgggtttggtccaggtctacagtatatctcaatgggtttggtccag gtctacagtatatatcaatgggtttggtccaggtctacagtatatctcaatgggtttggtccaggtctacagtatatctcaatgggtttggtccaggtctacagtatatatcaatgggtttggtccag gtctacagtatatctcaatgggtttggtccaggtctatagtatatctcaatgggtttggtccaggtctacagtatatctcaatgggtttggtccag gtctacagtatatcttaatgggtttggtccag gtctatagtatatctcaatgggtttggtccaggtctacagtatatctcaatgggtttggtccag gtctatag
- the LOC118380376 gene encoding uncharacterized protein LOC118380376 isoform X6, whose translation MGLVQVYSISQWVWSRSTVYLNGFGPGLQYISMGLVQVYSISQWVWSRSIVYLNGFGPGLQYISMGLVQVYSISQWVWSRSTVYLNGVGPGLQYISMGLVQVYSISQWVWSRSTVYLNGFGPGLQYISMGLVQVYSIYQWVWSRSTVYLNGFGPGLQYISMGLVQVYSISQWVWSRSTVYLNGFGPGLQYISMGLVQVYSISQWVWSRSTVYINGFGPGLQYISMGLVQVYSISQWVWSRSTVYINGFGPGLQYISMGLVQVYSISQWVWSRSTVYLNGFGPGLQYISMGLVQVYSIYQWVWSRSTVYINGFGPGLQYILMGLVQVYSISQWVWSRSTVYLNGFGPGL comes from the exons atgggtttggtccaggtctacagtatatctcaatgggtttggtccaggtctacagtatatctcaatgggtttggtccaggtctacagtatatctcaatgggtttggtccaggtctacagtatatctcaatgggtttggtccaggtctatagtatatctcaatgggtttggtccaggtctacagtatatctcaatgggtttggtccaggtctacagtatatctcaatgggtttggtccaggtctacagtatatctcaatggggttggtccaggtctacagtatatctcaatgggtttggtccaggtctatagtatatctcaatgggtttggtccaggtctacagtatatctcaatgggtttggtccaggtctacagtatatctcaatgggtttggtccaggtctacagtatatatcaatgggtttggtccaggtctacagtatatctcaatgggtttggtccaggtctacagtatatctcaatgggtttggtccaggtctacagtatatctcaatgggtttggtccaggtctacagtatatctcaatgggtttggtccaggtctacagtatatctcaatgggtttggtccaggtctacagtatatctcaatgggtttggtccag gtctacagtatatatcaatgggtttggtccaggtctacagtatatctcaatgggtttggtccaggtctacagtatatctcaatgggtttggtccaggtctacagtatatatcaatgggtttggtccag gtctacagtatatctcaatgggtttggtccaggtctatagtatatctcaatgggtttggtccaggtctacagtatatctcaatgggtttggtccaggtctacagtatatctcaatgggtttggtccaggtctatagtatatatcaatgggtttggtccag gtctacagtatatatcaatgggtttggtccaggtctacagtatatcttaatgggtttggtccag gtctatagtatatctcaatgggtttggtccaggtctacagtatatctcaatgggtttggtccag gtctatag
- the LOC118380376 gene encoding uncharacterized protein LOC118380376 isoform X2 — protein MGLVQVYSISQWVWSRSTVYLNGFGPGLQYISMGLVQVYSISQWVWSRSIVYLNGFGPGLQYISMGLVQVYSISQWVWSRSTVYLNGVGPGLQYISMGLVQVYSISQWVWSRSTVYLNGFGPGLQYISMGLVQVYSIYQWVWSRSTVYLNGFGPGLQYISMGLVQVYSISQWVWSRSTVYLNGFGPGLQYISMGLVQVYSISQWVWSRSTVYINGFGPGLQYISMGLVQVYSISQWVWSRSTVYINGFGPGLQYISMGLVQVYSISQWVWSRSTVYLNGFGPGLQYISMGLVQVYSIYQWVWSRSTVYINGFGPGLQYILMGLVQVYISMGLVQVYSISQWVWSRSTVYLNGFGPGL, from the exons atgggtttggtccaggtctacagtatatctcaatgggtttggtccaggtctacagtatatctcaatgggtttggtccaggtctacagtatatctcaatgggtttggtccaggtctacagtatatctcaatgggtttggtccaggtctatagtatatctcaatgggtttggtccaggtctacagtatatctcaatgggtttggtccaggtctacagtatatctcaatgggtttggtccaggtctacagtatatctcaatggggttggtccaggtctacagtatatctcaatgggtttggtccaggtctatagtatatctcaatgggtttggtccaggtctacagtatatctcaatgggtttggtccaggtctacagtatatctcaatgggtttggtccaggtctacagtatatatcaatgggtttggtccaggtctacagtatatctcaatgggtttggtccaggtctacagtatatctcaatgggtttggtccaggtctacagtatatctcaatgggtttggtccaggtctacagtatatctcaatgggtttggtccaggtctacagtatatctcaatgggtttggtccaggtctacagtatatctcaatgggtttggtccag gtctacagtatatatcaatgggtttggtccaggtctacagtatatctcaatgggtttggtccaggtctacagtatatctcaatgggtttggtccaggtctacagtatatatcaatgggtttggtccag gtctacagtatatctcaatgggtttggtccaggtctatagtatatctcaatgggtttggtccaggtctacagtatatctcaatgggtttggtccaggtctacagtatatctcaatgggtttggtccaggtctatagtatatatcaatgggtttggtccag gtctacagtatatatcaatgggtttggtccaggtctacagtatatcttaatgggtttggtccaggtctatatctcaatgggtttggtccag gtctatagtatatctcaatgggtttggtccaggtctacagtatatctcaatgggtttggtccag gtctatag
- the LOC118380376 gene encoding uncharacterized protein LOC118380376 isoform X1 produces MGLVQVYSISQWVWSRSTVYLNGFGPGLQYISMGLVQVYSISQWVWSRSIVYLNGFGPGLQYISMGLVQVYSISQWVWSRSTVYLNGVGPGLQYISMGLVQVYSISQWVWSRSTVYLNGFGPGLQYISMGLVQVYSIYQWVWSRSTVYLNGFGPGLQYISMGLVQVYSISQWVWSRSTVYLNGFGPGLQYISMGLVQVYSISQWVWSRSTVYINGFGPGLQYISMGLVQVYSISQWVWSRSTVYINGFGPGLQYISMGLVQVYSISQWVWSRSTVYLNGFGPGLQYISMGLVQVYSIYQWVWSRSTVYINGFGPGLQYILMGLVQVYISMGLVQVYSISQWVWSRSIVYLNGFGPGL; encoded by the exons atgggtttggtccaggtctacagtatatctcaatgggtttggtccaggtctacagtatatctcaatgggtttggtccaggtctacagtatatctcaatgggtttggtccaggtctacagtatatctcaatgggtttggtccaggtctatagtatatctcaatgggtttggtccaggtctacagtatatctcaatgggtttggtccaggtctacagtatatctcaatgggtttggtccaggtctacagtatatctcaatggggttggtccaggtctacagtatatctcaatgggtttggtccaggtctatagtatatctcaatgggtttggtccaggtctacagtatatctcaatgggtttggtccaggtctacagtatatctcaatgggtttggtccaggtctacagtatatatcaatgggtttggtccaggtctacagtatatctcaatgggtttggtccaggtctacagtatatctcaatgggtttggtccaggtctacagtatatctcaatgggtttggtccaggtctacagtatatctcaatgggtttggtccaggtctacagtatatctcaatgggtttggtccaggtctacagtatatctcaatgggtttggtccag gtctacagtatatatcaatgggtttggtccaggtctacagtatatctcaatgggtttggtccaggtctacagtatatctcaatgggtttggtccaggtctacagtatatatcaatgggtttggtccag gtctacagtatatctcaatgggtttggtccaggtctatagtatatctcaatgggtttggtccaggtctacagtatatctcaatgggtttggtccaggtctacagtatatctcaatgggtttggtccaggtctatagtatatatcaatgggtttggtccag gtctacagtatatatcaatgggtttggtccaggtctacagtatatcttaatgggtttggtccaggtctatatctcaatgggtttggtccag gtctacagtatatctcaatgggtttggtccaggtctatagtatatctcaatgggtttggtccag gtctatag
- the LOC118380376 gene encoding uncharacterized protein LOC118380376 isoform X12 yields the protein MGLVQVYSISQWVWSRSTVYLNGFGPGLQYISMGLVQVYSISQWVWSRSIVYLNGFGPGLQYISMGLVQVYSISQWVWSRSTVYLNGVGPGLQYISMGLVQVYSISQWVWSRSTVYLNGFGPGLQYISMGLVQVYSIYQWVWSRSTVYLNGFGPGLQYISMGLVQVYSISQWVWSRSTVYLNGFGPGLQYISMGLVQVYSISQWVWSRSTVYINGFGPGLQYISMGLVQVYSISQWVWSRSTVYINGFGPGLQYISMGLVQVYSISQWVWSRSTVYLNGFGPGLQYILMGLVQVYSIYQWVWSRSTVYLNGFGPGL from the exons atgggtttggtccaggtctacagtatatctcaatgggtttggtccaggtctacagtatatctcaatgggtttggtccaggtctacagtatatctcaatgggtttggtccaggtctacagtatatctcaatgggtttggtccaggtctatagtatatctcaatgggtttggtccaggtctacagtatatctcaatgggtttggtccaggtctacagtatatctcaatgggtttggtccaggtctacagtatatctcaatggggttggtccaggtctacagtatatctcaatgggtttggtccaggtctatagtatatctcaatgggtttggtccaggtctacagtatatctcaatgggtttggtccaggtctacagtatatctcaatgggtttggtccaggtctacagtatatatcaatgggtttggtccaggtctacagtatatctcaatgggtttggtccaggtctacagtatatctcaatgggtttggtccaggtctacagtatatctcaatgggtttggtccaggtctacagtatatctcaatgggtttggtccaggtctacagtatatctcaatgggtttggtccaggtctacagtatatctcaatgggtttggtccag gtctacagtatatatcaatgggtttggtccaggtctacagtatatctcaatgggtttggtccaggtctacagtatatctcaatgggtttggtccaggtctacagtatatatcaatgggtttggtccag gtctacagtatatctcaatgggtttggtccaggtctatagtatatctcaatgggtttggtccaggtctacagtatatctcaatgggtttggtccag gtctacagtatatcttaatgggtttggtccaggtctatagtatatatcaatgggtttggtccaggtctacagtatatcttaatgggtttggtccag gtctatag
- the LOC118380376 gene encoding uncharacterized protein LOC118380376 isoform X4: MGLVQVYSISQWVWSRSTVYLNGFGPGLQYISMGLVQVYSISQWVWSRSIVYLNGFGPGLQYISMGLVQVYSISQWVWSRSTVYLNGVGPGLQYISMGLVQVYSISQWVWSRSTVYLNGFGPGLQYISMGLVQVYSIYQWVWSRSTVYLNGFGPGLQYISMGLVQVYSISQWVWSRSTVYLNGFGPGLQYISMGLVQVYSISQWVWSRSTVYINGFGPGLQYISMGLVQVYSISQWVWSRSTVYINGFGPGLQYISMGLVQVYSISQWVWSRSTVYLNGFGPGLQYISMGLVQVYSIYQWVWSRSTVYLNGFGPGLQYILMGLVQVYSIYQWVWSRSTVYLNGFGPGL, encoded by the exons atgggtttggtccaggtctacagtatatctcaatgggtttggtccaggtctacagtatatctcaatgggtttggtccaggtctacagtatatctcaatgggtttggtccaggtctacagtatatctcaatgggtttggtccaggtctatagtatatctcaatgggtttggtccaggtctacagtatatctcaatgggtttggtccaggtctacagtatatctcaatgggtttggtccaggtctacagtatatctcaatggggttggtccaggtctacagtatatctcaatgggtttggtccaggtctatagtatatctcaatgggtttggtccaggtctacagtatatctcaatgggtttggtccaggtctacagtatatctcaatgggtttggtccaggtctacagtatatatcaatgggtttggtccaggtctacagtatatctcaatgggtttggtccaggtctacagtatatctcaatgggtttggtccaggtctacagtatatctcaatgggtttggtccaggtctacagtatatctcaatgggtttggtccaggtctacagtatatctcaatgggtttggtccaggtctacagtatatctcaatgggtttggtccag gtctacagtatatatcaatgggtttggtccaggtctacagtatatctcaatgggtttggtccaggtctacagtatatctcaatgggtttggtccaggtctacagtatatatcaatgggtttggtccag gtctacagtatatctcaatgggtttggtccaggtctatagtatatctcaatgggtttggtccaggtctacagtatatctcaatgggtttggtccaggtctacagtatatctcaatgggtttggtccaggtctatagtatatatcaatgggtttggtccaggtctacagtatatctcaatgggtttggtccag gtctacagtatatcttaatgggtttggtccaggtctatagtatatatcaatgggtttggtccaggtctacagtatatcttaatgggtttggtccag gtctatag